In the Arthrobacter zhaoxinii genome, one interval contains:
- a CDS encoding L,D-transpeptidase produces MQDRKSRKWPIAAAVATVLVLGGGTACSPDNSGGSSPGAGPSSNAGSSSSAAPSKQAAPVSITTTPADGAVGVNPAETPSVTATNAEIKKVTLKPEAGGEPVPGVMSADGAVWTAEAPLAFNTKYGFEVVLTDSAGKETTRRQGFETVLPANEANAFMYPQNAASVGVGQPIDITFSEPVLNKDAVEQAIKITSTSGQTGAFYWITDNKVRYRPEAFWAPNSAVTVDMQLFGVDFGNGMIGNFNETRTFNTHNTRLAVVDNNTKTMQVFLDGQLVRTFPVTLGEPAWPSPSGYQVVVSQHEKLPFRAESIGLSPGDPDYYEPFDASWASRLTNSGVFVHQALDGAVGALGRINVSHGCVGMSAEGAKYFYDNFDAGDVVQVLNTEAGPVPIGDGYGDWNIPWDQYAGQP; encoded by the coding sequence GTGCAGGACAGAAAAAGCCGCAAGTGGCCAATAGCCGCAGCAGTAGCCACCGTGCTGGTTCTGGGCGGCGGAACCGCCTGCTCCCCGGACAACTCCGGGGGGTCATCCCCCGGCGCCGGTCCCTCCTCCAACGCCGGTTCATCGTCGTCGGCTGCGCCGTCCAAGCAGGCCGCCCCGGTGTCCATCACCACCACGCCCGCTGACGGCGCCGTGGGCGTCAACCCGGCCGAGACGCCCTCCGTCACCGCCACCAATGCGGAAATCAAGAAGGTGACCCTGAAGCCGGAAGCCGGCGGCGAGCCTGTTCCCGGCGTGATGTCCGCCGACGGCGCCGTGTGGACCGCCGAGGCTCCGCTGGCGTTCAACACCAAGTACGGCTTCGAAGTGGTCCTTACGGATTCCGCCGGCAAGGAGACCACCCGCAGGCAGGGCTTCGAAACAGTGCTTCCCGCAAATGAAGCCAATGCCTTTATGTACCCGCAGAACGCCGCCAGTGTGGGCGTCGGCCAGCCCATCGACATCACCTTCAGTGAACCCGTGCTTAATAAGGACGCGGTGGAGCAGGCCATCAAGATCACCAGCACTTCGGGCCAGACCGGTGCGTTCTACTGGATCACGGACAACAAAGTCCGCTACCGGCCGGAGGCCTTCTGGGCACCCAACAGCGCCGTCACCGTGGACATGCAGCTGTTCGGTGTGGACTTCGGCAACGGCATGATCGGCAACTTCAACGAAACCCGCACCTTCAACACGCACAACACCCGCCTGGCCGTGGTGGATAACAACACCAAGACCATGCAGGTGTTCCTCGACGGGCAGCTGGTCCGCACCTTCCCGGTCACCCTCGGCGAACCCGCCTGGCCCTCGCCGTCCGGCTACCAGGTGGTCGTGAGCCAGCATGAGAAGCTGCCCTTCCGTGCGGAAAGCATCGGCCTGTCACCCGGAGACCCCGACTACTACGAGCCGTTCGACGCGTCCTGGGCCAGCCGCCTGACCAACAGCGGTGTCTTTGTCCACCAGGCCCTCGACGGCGCCGTGGGAGCCCTGGGCCGGATCAATGTTTCGCACGGCTGCGTGGGGATGTCGGCCGAGGGCGCCAAGTACTTCTACGACAACTTCGACGCCGGCGACGTGGTGCAGGTGCTGAACACCGAAGCCGGTCCG
- a CDS encoding SDR family oxidoreductase: MTERQQVLVTGATGYIGGRLVPLLLEDGHQVRVLARSPEKLSDVPWASDVEIVQGDLSDRESAAAAFTGIDTLYFLVHSMASGKGFSSQESAIAHLVADAAAEAGVKRIVYLGGLHPEGELSPHMKSRTEVGRILLEGEVPAVVFQAGVVIGSGSASFEMIRHLTETLPVMPAPSWVRRRIEPIAVRDVLHYLVRAVDIPAEVNRTFDIGSREVLTYAEIMNGYAEEAGLPRRRIYALPLPAPRLAGHWVALVTPIPRAMALPLVESLQHDAVAKEHDIDRYLPLPDGGLTDYHDAVKRALGKEKRGEVETTWANASASADLASDPLPSDPDWAGQTVYVDSRQRRAAVDPAAVWQVIEGVGGRNGWYSLPMAWAIRGVLDKTVGGAGLTRGRRNPTTLFTGDVVDWWRVELLERGTLLRLRAEMRVPGKAWLEMRVDPDGDGGSLYRQRAVYFPKGLAGKLYWWLIAPFHGLIFPSMAKNIIRQAARLTPPASEPTAG, from the coding sequence ATGACAGAACGCCAGCAGGTCCTGGTCACCGGTGCCACCGGATACATCGGCGGGCGGCTGGTTCCGCTGCTCCTCGAGGACGGCCACCAGGTCCGGGTCCTGGCCCGGTCCCCCGAAAAACTTTCCGATGTGCCGTGGGCGTCCGACGTCGAGATTGTCCAGGGCGACCTCTCGGACCGGGAATCCGCCGCGGCGGCGTTCACCGGCATCGACACCCTGTATTTCCTGGTGCACTCCATGGCCTCCGGCAAAGGGTTCAGCAGCCAGGAGTCCGCCATCGCCCATCTGGTGGCCGACGCCGCCGCGGAAGCGGGCGTGAAACGGATCGTGTATCTCGGCGGCCTGCATCCCGAAGGCGAACTGTCACCGCACATGAAATCCCGGACCGAGGTGGGACGCATCCTCCTCGAAGGCGAGGTGCCGGCGGTGGTGTTCCAGGCCGGCGTCGTCATCGGGTCCGGGTCTGCGTCCTTCGAAATGATCCGGCACCTCACCGAAACACTGCCCGTCATGCCGGCACCCAGCTGGGTGCGGCGCCGGATCGAACCGATTGCCGTCCGCGACGTGCTGCATTACCTCGTGCGCGCCGTGGACATTCCCGCCGAGGTGAACCGGACCTTCGACATCGGCTCACGGGAAGTCCTCACCTACGCAGAGATCATGAACGGGTACGCAGAGGAAGCCGGGCTGCCCCGCAGGCGCATTTATGCGCTGCCGCTGCCCGCCCCGCGGCTGGCCGGACACTGGGTGGCCCTGGTGACGCCGATTCCGCGTGCCATGGCGCTGCCGCTCGTAGAGTCCCTGCAGCACGACGCCGTCGCCAAGGAACACGACATTGACCGGTACCTGCCGCTGCCCGACGGCGGGCTGACCGACTACCACGACGCCGTGAAGCGGGCGCTGGGCAAGGAAAAGCGCGGCGAGGTGGAAACCACGTGGGCCAATGCCTCCGCGTCTGCCGACCTGGCATCCGATCCGCTGCCCAGCGACCCGGACTGGGCCGGCCAGACGGTCTATGTGGATTCCCGGCAGCGCCGTGCGGCCGTCGATCCGGCGGCGGTCTGGCAGGTCATCGAGGGGGTGGGCGGCCGCAACGGCTGGTATTCGCTGCCCATGGCGTGGGCCATCCGCGGTGTCCTGGATAAGACCGTGGGCGGAGCCGGCCTGACCCGCGGCCGGCGCAACCCCACCACCCTGTTCACCGGAGACGTGGTGGACTGGTGGCGGGTGGAACTGCTGGAGCGCGGCACCCTGCTCCGGCTGCGCGCGGAGATGCGGGTCCCGGGCAAGGCCTGGCTGGAGATGCGCGTGGACCCGGACGGGGACGGCGGCAGCCTGTACCGGCAGCGGGCCGTTTACTTCCCGAAGGGGCTGGCCGGGAAGCTGTACTGGTGGCTCATTGCCCCCTTCCACGGCCTGATCTTTCCCTCCATGGCGAAAAACATCATCCGGCAGGCGGCGCGGCTGACCCCGCCGGCAAGTGAGCCAACGGCCGGTTAG
- a CDS encoding ATP-dependent DNA ligase, translated as MATGGGKQQETVSVEGHRLRLTNLDKVLYPETGTTKADVISYYAAVAEFMLPHSRNRAATRKRWVHGVGTPEHPGQVFFQKNIEDSAPSWVKRFSIEHKTSTNTYPLVNDLATLTWLAQSAALEIHVPQWQFGPRGRIGNADRMVLDLDPGEGAGLAECAEVARLARVILADMGLDARPVTSGSKGIHLYAALDGSQSSDDINAVAHELARALEADHPDLVVSDMKKARRLGKVLVDWSQNNGNKTTICPYSLRGRFTPTVAAPRTWEELEDPHLAQLDYLQVLDRVGSGSDPLAGMESGAFAEESLEEATADSGEASGAVRSAGGGTDRLIKYRSMRDAAKTPEPVPEEASTPSEGNSFVIQEHHARRLHWDFRLEHDGVLVSWALPKGPPSTSGKNNLAVQTEDHPLDYGKFEGHIPKGEYGGGDVTIWDHGTYEREKWRDGKEVIAVLHGQPDGGLAREGAADRRYALIHTGSGGDKANNNWLIHLMKNQPKPGEKGTPEAPASPSAAATADTPEETPESPTESVAAAARTRPATAAAPAKTASVDVGKVARDADDASVPAVDPMLATLGSRAEINDDDEWAFEMKWDGVRAVVTVTPEGTRLLSRNGNDMTAAYPELQDLSAHLNGERAVLDAEIVALNKAGRPDFGLLQPRMHLTKPREIAAAAGRTPVHLMVFDLLWLDGNSLADLTYEQRREILEQAVEPVPDGHLQVPPALDMSMDEAVAASKELGLEGVMAKRRSSTYAPGRRSKNWVKLKNQLTQEVVVVGWRPGQGNRQNKVGSLLVAVPDGVDLRYIGRVGSGLSEKDLATIGPRLKKMSRKTAPLDDVPSADASDAQWVRPALVGEVTFSERTGTGKLRHPVWRGLRPDKKPSDVVVETA; from the coding sequence ATGGCGACAGGCGGAGGTAAGCAGCAGGAAACCGTCAGCGTGGAGGGGCACCGGCTCCGTTTGACCAATCTGGACAAGGTGCTTTATCCGGAAACGGGGACCACCAAGGCGGATGTGATTTCCTATTACGCCGCCGTGGCCGAGTTCATGCTGCCGCACTCGCGCAACCGCGCCGCCACGCGCAAACGGTGGGTGCACGGCGTGGGGACGCCCGAGCACCCCGGCCAGGTGTTCTTCCAGAAGAATATTGAAGACTCCGCTCCGTCCTGGGTAAAGCGGTTCTCCATTGAGCACAAAACCTCCACCAATACCTACCCACTGGTGAATGACCTGGCCACGCTGACCTGGCTGGCCCAGTCCGCCGCCCTGGAAATCCATGTGCCGCAGTGGCAGTTCGGGCCGCGCGGCAGGATCGGCAATGCGGACCGGATGGTGCTGGACCTGGACCCCGGTGAAGGCGCGGGCCTGGCTGAATGCGCTGAAGTGGCCCGCCTGGCCCGGGTCATCCTCGCCGACATGGGCCTGGATGCCCGGCCCGTGACCAGCGGCTCCAAGGGCATCCACCTTTACGCCGCACTGGACGGCAGCCAGAGTTCCGACGACATCAATGCCGTCGCCCACGAACTGGCCCGCGCCCTGGAGGCCGACCATCCGGACCTGGTGGTCAGTGACATGAAGAAGGCGCGGCGCCTGGGCAAGGTGCTGGTGGACTGGAGCCAGAACAACGGCAATAAAACCACCATCTGCCCGTACTCGCTGCGTGGCCGGTTCACTCCCACGGTGGCCGCCCCGCGGACCTGGGAGGAACTTGAGGACCCGCATCTGGCGCAGCTGGATTATCTGCAGGTCCTGGACCGCGTCGGCAGCGGCTCCGATCCGCTCGCCGGAATGGAGAGCGGCGCCTTCGCGGAAGAGTCGCTGGAGGAGGCCACGGCGGACTCCGGGGAGGCGTCCGGGGCGGTCCGGTCCGCGGGCGGCGGCACGGACCGGCTGATCAAGTACCGGAGCATGCGCGACGCTGCGAAGACGCCGGAGCCGGTCCCGGAGGAGGCGTCCACTCCTTCGGAGGGCAACAGCTTCGTCATCCAGGAACACCATGCCCGCCGGCTGCACTGGGATTTCCGTCTGGAGCACGACGGCGTGCTGGTGTCATGGGCGCTGCCCAAGGGGCCGCCGTCGACCTCCGGAAAAAACAATCTGGCCGTGCAGACCGAGGATCACCCGCTGGATTACGGGAAGTTTGAGGGACATATTCCCAAAGGGGAATATGGCGGCGGGGATGTCACCATCTGGGATCACGGCACCTATGAGCGGGAAAAGTGGCGGGACGGCAAGGAAGTCATCGCCGTGCTGCACGGCCAGCCCGACGGCGGCCTCGCCCGCGAAGGGGCAGCCGACCGGCGCTACGCGTTGATCCACACCGGCTCGGGCGGCGACAAGGCGAACAACAACTGGCTGATCCACCTCATGAAGAACCAGCCGAAGCCCGGCGAAAAGGGGACCCCCGAAGCTCCGGCCAGCCCCTCGGCCGCTGCTACTGCTGACACTCCCGAGGAAACACCGGAATCGCCCACGGAGTCCGTGGCCGCTGCCGCCCGGACCCGGCCGGCCACCGCCGCCGCCCCGGCAAAAACCGCCTCCGTCGACGTCGGGAAGGTAGCCCGCGACGCGGACGACGCGTCGGTGCCCGCCGTCGACCCGATGCTGGCAACGCTCGGCAGCCGGGCGGAAATCAACGACGACGACGAGTGGGCCTTCGAAATGAAATGGGACGGTGTACGCGCCGTCGTCACGGTGACGCCGGAAGGTACCCGGCTTCTCTCCCGCAACGGGAACGACATGACCGCCGCCTATCCGGAACTGCAGGACCTCAGCGCGCACCTCAACGGAGAGCGGGCCGTACTGGACGCCGAAATTGTTGCGCTGAACAAGGCCGGCCGGCCGGACTTCGGCCTGCTGCAGCCCCGCATGCACCTGACCAAGCCGCGGGAAATCGCCGCCGCCGCCGGGCGGACACCGGTGCACCTGATGGTCTTTGACCTGCTCTGGCTGGACGGAAATTCGCTGGCGGACCTCACCTATGAACAGCGCCGGGAAATCCTCGAGCAGGCCGTCGAACCCGTTCCCGACGGGCATCTCCAGGTGCCGCCGGCACTGGACATGTCCATGGATGAAGCGGTGGCAGCCAGCAAGGAACTCGGTCTGGAAGGGGTGATGGCCAAGCGCCGCAGCAGCACCTATGCCCCCGGCCGGCGTTCCAAGAACTGGGTGAAGCTGAAGAACCAGCTCACGCAGGAGGTAGTGGTGGTGGGCTGGCGGCCGGGGCAGGGCAACCGGCAGAACAAGGTCGGTTCCCTCCTGGTTGCCGTTCCGGACGGGGTGGACCTGAGATATATCGGACGGGTGGGGTCCGGCCTGAGCGAGAAGGACCTCGCAACCATCGGTCCGCGCTTGAAGAAGATGTCCCGCAAGACGGCGCCGCTGGATGACGTGCCCTCGGCTGATGCCTCCGATGCCCAGTGGGTACGGCCCGCGCTGGTGGGTGAAGTGACCTTCTCCGAGCGCACCGGCACCGGAAAACTCCGCCATCCCGTCTGGCGCGGCCTGCGCCCGGATAAAAAACCGTCCGACGTCGTGGTGGAGACCGCCTAG
- a CDS encoding phosphoketolase family protein, translated as MTETSAAPPDRIPGTEPHPDSALDGVDAWWRAANYLSAGQIYLRDNPLLRRPLEKSDVKARLLGHWGTTPGLNFIYAHLNRLIREQKRSVLFITGPGHGGPANVANAWLEGTYSEIYSHVGRDEEGLRTLFRQFSYPGGIPSHAAPETPGSIHEGGELGYSLAHAYGAVFDNPDLVAATVIGDGEAETGPLAASWHSNSFLDPAVDGAVLPILHLNGYKIANPTILSRMPEEQLLKLLEGYGYRPYVVTVEDPAAVRQAHEDFAAVLETCLAEITAIQEPYRTGEKTAVTPDVPGADAVEQHAPRWPMIVFRSPKGWTGPAVVDGLQVEGTWRAHQVPLSEIHDNPEHLAQLQEWLQSYRPGELFDAEGRLAAELAALAPEGDLRMSATPYANGGRLLQDLHLPDYADHAVKIDHPGSEQVSPMYNLGGYLREVIRKNPSNFRIFGPDETASNRLQAVYDVTDKAWQQRIDELDEHLARSGRVAEVLSEHLCEGWLEGYLLTGRHGVFNCYEAFVHIVDSMFNQHAKWLKVSRGLSWRQPVASLNYLLSSHVWQQDHNGFSHQDPGFIDHVVNKKADVIRVYLPPDANTLLAVAGNILDSRDRVNVVVSGKQPAPVWLDPEQALLHVERGVGIWDFAGSEGSGPGVRTDPDVVMACAGDVPTLETVAAAALLKEQLPELKIRVVNVVDLMVLQDPREHPNGLPDRDFDTLFTQDRPVIFAYHGYPWLIHRLTYRRTNHDNLHVRGYKEEGTTTTPFDMAMLNQIDRFQLAIDVLDRVASLRSTQASFRQHLQDERARARQYTRDEGQDPPYITGWNLQEAEQDTAG; from the coding sequence ATGACTGAGACCAGTGCCGCCCCGCCGGACCGCATTCCCGGCACCGAACCGCATCCAGACAGCGCCCTGGACGGCGTGGACGCCTGGTGGCGGGCCGCGAACTACCTCTCGGCCGGGCAGATTTACCTGCGGGATAACCCGCTGCTGCGCCGGCCACTGGAAAAATCCGACGTCAAGGCGCGGCTGCTGGGGCACTGGGGGACCACTCCCGGGCTGAACTTTATCTACGCCCACCTGAACCGGCTGATCCGCGAGCAGAAACGCAGCGTCCTGTTCATTACCGGACCCGGGCACGGCGGCCCTGCCAATGTCGCGAATGCTTGGCTGGAGGGCACCTACTCCGAGATTTACAGCCATGTGGGCCGTGACGAAGAGGGCCTGCGCACCCTGTTCCGGCAGTTCTCCTACCCCGGCGGAATCCCCAGCCACGCTGCGCCGGAAACCCCCGGCTCCATCCACGAGGGCGGCGAACTGGGCTATTCCCTGGCCCACGCCTACGGGGCGGTCTTCGACAACCCGGACCTGGTGGCTGCGACGGTGATCGGCGACGGCGAGGCCGAAACCGGTCCGCTGGCCGCCAGCTGGCATTCCAACAGCTTCCTTGACCCGGCGGTGGACGGAGCGGTGCTGCCCATCCTGCACCTGAACGGCTACAAGATCGCCAACCCCACCATCCTGTCCCGGATGCCCGAGGAACAGCTGCTGAAACTGCTCGAAGGCTACGGCTACCGCCCCTACGTGGTGACAGTGGAGGACCCGGCCGCCGTCCGGCAGGCGCACGAGGACTTCGCCGCCGTGCTGGAGACCTGCCTGGCGGAAATCACCGCCATTCAGGAGCCGTACCGCACCGGCGAAAAGACGGCAGTGACCCCGGACGTCCCCGGCGCCGACGCGGTGGAGCAGCACGCTCCCCGCTGGCCGATGATCGTGTTCCGTTCACCCAAGGGCTGGACCGGTCCCGCCGTCGTCGACGGGCTGCAGGTCGAAGGCACCTGGCGGGCCCACCAGGTCCCGCTGTCCGAGATCCATGACAACCCGGAGCATCTGGCCCAGCTGCAGGAATGGCTGCAGTCCTACCGTCCCGGGGAACTGTTTGACGCCGAGGGCCGGCTTGCCGCAGAGCTTGCCGCCCTGGCCCCGGAAGGGGACCTGCGGATGAGCGCGACGCCGTACGCCAACGGCGGGCGCCTGCTCCAGGACCTGCACCTGCCGGACTACGCCGACCATGCGGTGAAGATCGACCATCCGGGCTCCGAGCAGGTCAGCCCGATGTATAACCTGGGCGGCTACCTGCGCGAAGTGATCCGGAAGAACCCGTCCAACTTCCGGATCTTCGGCCCGGACGAAACCGCGTCCAACCGGCTGCAGGCCGTCTATGACGTCACGGACAAGGCCTGGCAGCAGCGGATCGACGAACTCGACGAGCATCTGGCCCGCAGCGGACGCGTGGCCGAGGTGCTCAGCGAGCACCTGTGCGAGGGCTGGCTGGAAGGCTACCTGCTGACCGGCCGGCACGGCGTGTTCAACTGCTACGAAGCATTTGTGCACATTGTGGATTCCATGTTCAACCAGCATGCCAAGTGGCTGAAGGTCAGCCGCGGGCTGAGCTGGCGCCAGCCGGTCGCCTCGCTGAACTACCTGCTCTCCAGCCACGTCTGGCAGCAGGACCACAACGGGTTCTCGCACCAGGATCCGGGTTTTATCGACCATGTGGTGAACAAGAAGGCAGACGTCATCCGGGTCTACCTGCCGCCGGACGCCAACACCCTGCTGGCCGTGGCCGGGAACATCCTGGACAGCCGGGACCGGGTCAACGTGGTGGTGTCAGGCAAGCAGCCGGCCCCGGTCTGGCTGGATCCGGAGCAGGCGCTGCTGCACGTGGAGCGCGGCGTCGGGATCTGGGACTTTGCCGGCAGCGAAGGTTCCGGTCCCGGCGTCCGGACCGACCCCGACGTTGTCATGGCCTGTGCCGGCGACGTGCCCACCCTGGAGACCGTGGCAGCCGCGGCGCTGTTGAAGGAACAGCTGCCGGAGCTGAAAATCCGGGTGGTCAACGTGGTGGATTTGATGGTGCTGCAGGACCCGCGCGAGCATCCGAACGGGCTGCCGGACCGGGATTTCGACACCCTGTTCACCCAGGATCGGCCGGTGATTTTCGCCTATCACGGCTATCCCTGGCTCATTCACCGCCTGACCTACCGGCGCACCAACCACGACAACCTGCACGTGCGCGGCTACAAGGAGGAAGGCACCACCACCACGCCGTTCGACATGGCCATGCTGAACCAGATTGACCGGTTCCAATTGGCCATCGACGTGCTGGACCGGGTAGCGTCGCTGAGATCGACGCAGGCGTCCTTCCGGCAGCATTTGCAGGACGAACGGGCACGTGCCCGGCAGTACACCCGCGACGAAGGGCAGGATCCGCCGTACATCACCGGCTGGAACCTGCAGGAAGCAGAGCAGGACACGGCCGGCTGA
- a CDS encoding SRPBCC family protein, producing the protein MTTDQTSVVVSRVIDASAADIFNLLSNPERHHELDGSGMVVSDEKTDRITASGQVFTMNMHNEKMGDYQTENHVTGYDHNKLLAWQTAPAGTEPKGWQWVWELQADGADSTEVTLTYDWSHVTDKETLKKVSFPMVSKDDLEESLNKLAAAVSGA; encoded by the coding sequence TTGACCACTGATCAGACGAGCGTTGTAGTTTCCCGGGTCATCGATGCCTCGGCAGCAGACATTTTCAACCTGTTGTCCAACCCCGAGCGCCACCACGAGCTGGACGGCTCCGGCATGGTGGTTTCGGACGAGAAGACCGACCGCATCACGGCTTCCGGCCAGGTCTTCACCATGAACATGCACAACGAAAAAATGGGCGACTACCAGACGGAAAACCACGTCACCGGGTACGACCATAACAAGCTGCTGGCCTGGCAGACCGCTCCGGCCGGCACCGAACCCAAGGGTTGGCAGTGGGTCTGGGAACTGCAGGCCGACGGCGCCGACTCCACCGAAGTCACGCTGACCTACGACTGGTCCCACGTCACGGACAAGGAAACCCTCAAGAAGGTCTCCTTCCCGATGGTGTCCAAGGATGACCTCGAGGAATCCCTGAACAAGCTCGCCGCAGCGGTTTCCGGCGCGTAA
- a CDS encoding GNAT family N-acetyltransferase, with product MIREGTPQDVPALARLRAAWTAEASIEPGCAEPAEEFIEAFRTWLAANPRTFFVAEADAGDALIGMLNLSIFERMPKPGRPASVWVYLANAYVLQAHRNAGVGSGLLAAAVGYSRSLGAARIVTSPSPASKDFYARHGFEPAEELAVYRF from the coding sequence ATGATCCGGGAAGGAACGCCGCAGGATGTCCCCGCCCTGGCACGTCTGCGGGCAGCGTGGACGGCAGAAGCCTCGATCGAGCCGGGGTGTGCGGAACCTGCTGAGGAGTTCATCGAGGCCTTCCGCACCTGGCTCGCAGCCAACCCGCGCACGTTCTTCGTGGCCGAAGCGGACGCCGGTGACGCCCTGATCGGCATGCTGAACCTGTCGATCTTCGAGCGGATGCCGAAGCCCGGCAGACCGGCGTCCGTCTGGGTCTATCTGGCCAATGCCTACGTGCTGCAGGCACACCGGAACGCCGGCGTGGGCAGCGGTCTGCTTGCTGCGGCCGTCGGGTATTCACGGAGTCTCGGGGCGGCGCGGATTGTCACCTCGCCCTCGCCGGCGTCGAAGGACTTCTACGCCCGGCACGGCTTTGAACCGGCGGAGGAGCTGGCCGTCTACCGGTTCTGA
- a CDS encoding SDR family NAD(P)-dependent oxidoreductase, translated as MANSPITAQNTVQQWLDHPAGGPAIRGFLAQAGSDENTLGPALTMKLQQLVDLSQGKFPQAAVDELVKQANGGVMPEIAETVLPTVEGRFEGRTVIVTGAGSGIGRATASRIAREGGRVIAVDIAEVKIKELAEELGEAIVPVAGDLTDAAAIDSIMAAAGTKIDGLANVAGINDDFSPLHEVSDAMWQKIFAVNVEGLMRLTRAVLPTMLEARKGSIVNITSEAGLRGSASGVAYTASKHAVVGITRSTAFMYAREGIRVNAVAPGGVATGIPMGGKTSEYGEARLSPARVNIPGLASAEDLAASITFLLSDDGVNINGAILPSDGGWSAV; from the coding sequence GTGGCCAATTCGCCCATCACCGCCCAGAACACCGTCCAGCAGTGGCTCGACCACCCCGCCGGCGGACCCGCCATCCGCGGTTTCCTCGCGCAGGCCGGTAGCGACGAGAACACGCTCGGCCCCGCCCTGACCATGAAGCTGCAGCAGCTGGTTGACCTCAGCCAGGGCAAGTTCCCGCAGGCTGCCGTGGATGAACTCGTGAAGCAGGCCAACGGCGGCGTGATGCCCGAGATCGCCGAAACCGTCCTGCCGACCGTTGAAGGCCGCTTCGAAGGCCGCACCGTGATTGTCACCGGCGCCGGTTCCGGCATCGGCCGTGCCACCGCCAGCCGCATCGCCCGTGAAGGCGGCCGCGTGATTGCCGTCGACATCGCCGAGGTGAAGATCAAGGAACTCGCTGAAGAGCTGGGCGAGGCCATTGTTCCGGTTGCAGGCGACCTGACTGACGCCGCCGCCATCGACAGCATCATGGCCGCTGCCGGCACCAAGATTGACGGCCTGGCCAACGTGGCCGGCATCAATGACGACTTCTCCCCGCTGCACGAGGTCTCCGATGCCATGTGGCAGAAGATCTTCGCCGTCAACGTGGAAGGCTTGATGCGCCTGACCCGCGCCGTGCTGCCGACCATGCTCGAAGCCCGCAAGGGCTCGATTGTGAACATCACCTCCGAGGCCGGCCTGCGCGGCTCCGCTTCCGGCGTGGCCTACACGGCGTCCAAGCACGCCGTGGTGGGCATTACCCGCAGCACTGCGTTTATGTATGCCCGTGAAGGCATACGCGTAAACGCCGTGGCTCCGGGCGGCGTAGCCACCGGCATTCCGATGGGCGGCAAGACCAGCGAGTACGGCGAGGCACGCCTGTCCCCGGCACGCGTCAACATTCCGGGCCTGGCCTCGGCGGAGGACCTCGCGGCCTCCATCACGTTCCTGCTCAGTGATGACGGCGTGAACATCAACGGCGCCATCCTGCCCTCCGACGGCGGCTGGTCCGCGGTCTAA
- a CDS encoding LacI family DNA-binding transcriptional regulator: MNRRVTSNDVAQAAGVSRATVSYVLNGRTGQSISAVTRDRVLDAARDLGYAPSTAARTLRRGRSDLVLMLLPPEPLGRALAIIIDAASEEVERQGLRLVAHRLPAQGGAPSLVQSLAPAALILITPLPEQELAALAATGLRVASLHQAQENPLAPDLGIGARQVQHLAEAGHQRIGVAVPPESGYAWRVDVRLAAIEDACARLHLPPPVVARLGLDAGEAAAVVGRWLEGPQPVTAACAFDDEHAFALLAGLAAHGRTAPEDLAVIGAEDIPLASLAVPPLTSVSVDAQSLGKRFARMAVASLDLPENGAGDAQPAGLPPVRLVRRASA, from the coding sequence ATGAACCGCAGGGTTACGTCCAACGACGTCGCGCAGGCGGCGGGCGTCTCCCGCGCCACCGTCAGCTACGTACTGAACGGACGCACCGGGCAGAGCATCTCGGCGGTAACCCGGGACCGGGTGCTCGACGCGGCCCGGGACCTCGGCTATGCGCCGTCGACCGCCGCCCGCACCCTGCGCCGCGGCCGCAGCGACCTGGTGCTGATGCTGCTGCCGCCTGAACCCCTGGGCCGCGCCCTGGCGATCATCATCGACGCCGCCTCCGAAGAGGTGGAACGGCAGGGACTGCGGCTGGTGGCGCACCGGCTGCCGGCACAGGGGGGAGCGCCGTCCCTGGTGCAGTCGCTGGCGCCGGCAGCGCTGATCCTCATCACTCCGCTCCCGGAGCAGGAACTGGCAGCCCTGGCGGCAACTGGTCTCCGGGTGGCGTCCCTGCACCAGGCGCAGGAGAACCCCCTGGCACCGGACCTCGGCATCGGAGCGCGGCAGGTGCAGCACCTGGCCGAGGCCGGACATCAGCGGATCGGCGTGGCGGTGCCGCCGGAGTCCGGTTACGCCTGGCGGGTGGACGTCCGGCTGGCCGCCATCGAGGACGCCTGCGCCCGGCTGCATCTGCCGCCCCCGGTGGTGGCGCGGCTGGGCCTGGACGCCGGGGAGGCAGCCGCCGTCGTCGGCCGCTGGCTGGAGGGCCCGCAGCCGGTGACCGCAGCCTGCGCCTTCGACGACGAGCATGCCTTCGCGTTGCTGGCCGGGCTGGCGGCACACGGCCGGACCGCCCCGGAGGACCTGGCCGTCATCGGCGCCGAAGACATCCCGCTGGCCTCGCTGGCAGTGCCTCCGCTGACGAGCGTGTCGGTAGATGCCCAGTCGCTGGGGAAGCGGTTCGCGCGGATGGCCGTGGCCTCCCTGGACCTGCCGGAAAACGGCGCAGGAGATGCGCAGCCGGCGGGCCTGCCGCCGGTTCGCCTGGTGCGGCGTGCTTCGGCCTGA